Proteins co-encoded in one Candidatus Cloacimonadota bacterium genomic window:
- the holA gene encoding DNA polymerase III subunit delta — MAKKRIIPHYEFLREFKHQKPAPVYYVVGTEAYLKDKVYHAIKARFCDDDSDDFDFTLLYGDSDESVQALENLEMSPFLAETRLVVIKNFDQMNANGKNQIAKYCEKPSKTSILVLIADKSDGRSNANKIIEKEAVTISCRRPYSSDDIVRWLRTELRVKNIKMDNQAINRFAGSIEPDYLIASNELEKLIIYTKNRGTINSDEVEEVIGKSKTNKIFDLQDAIGKRNLKNAARILDNMLMNNEPAVYIITMLSRFFVQIWKVLALRRRSISDSEISGRYLNDVFYKYRNDYLNYADSYTLSETKKSLSLLLQADIDAKSLNINEDILLYMLLFKICATK; from the coding sequence ATGGCGAAAAAAAGAATTATTCCTCATTATGAATTCCTGAGGGAATTTAAGCATCAAAAACCAGCACCTGTTTATTATGTTGTTGGCACCGAAGCATATCTGAAAGATAAAGTATACCACGCTATCAAAGCACGGTTTTGTGATGACGATTCCGACGATTTTGACTTTACTCTTCTTTACGGAGATTCAGATGAATCTGTTCAGGCTTTGGAAAACTTGGAAATGAGTCCGTTCTTAGCCGAAACAAGATTAGTTGTTATAAAAAACTTTGATCAGATGAATGCAAATGGAAAAAATCAAATTGCAAAATATTGTGAAAAACCTTCTAAAACTTCTATTTTAGTTTTAATTGCCGATAAGAGTGATGGACGTTCCAACGCTAATAAAATAATTGAAAAAGAAGCTGTCACTATTTCATGTCGTCGCCCCTACTCTTCCGATGATATTGTTCGCTGGCTGAGAACTGAATTACGAGTAAAAAATATCAAAATGGACAATCAAGCTATCAATAGATTTGCAGGCAGCATCGAACCAGATTATCTTATTGCCAGCAATGAATTGGAAAAATTAATAATATATACTAAAAACAGAGGAACTATAAACAGTGATGAGGTGGAAGAAGTTATCGGAAAATCAAAAACCAACAAGATATTTGATCTTCAGGATGCTATCGGTAAAAGAAACCTTAAAAATGCTGCCAGAATTCTGGATAACATGTTAATGAATAATGAGCCGGCTGTTTATATCATCACTATGTTATCTCGCTTTTTTGTACAAATTTGGAAAGTTCTTGCTTTAAGGCGCAGAAGCATTAGCGATTCAGAAATTTCCGGACGCTATTTGAATGATGTATTCTACAAATATAGAAATGATTACCTAAATTATGCTGATAGTTATACTTTGTCAGAAACTAAAAAGTCTCTATCTTTACTTTTGCAGGCAGACATCGATGCAAAATCTTTAAATATCAATGAAGACATTCTACTTTATATGCTTCTCTTCAAAATCTGTGCTACAAAATGA
- the era gene encoding GTPase Era, with amino-acid sequence MNKNFKAGFVAIVGKPNVGKSTLMNLVMGEKISIISPKPQTTRHQIKGIFTDDERQIVFLDTPGFLKARYELHNRMLEYLQNAIRDADVILFITDAHHFPTDYDEQLLAFISKFKKSKIALLNKIDLVDETTKDHKIDELEEYKFDKIIACCLTDKPDIDSLLGEITNYLPYSPPFYSADEISDLPMRFFVQEIIREQIFLNFRDELPYATSVSVEEYKDLPNKVEIKANLWLERKSQKPIIIGKNGEMIKRIRMASEKEIYNILKKRVKLTLWVKIKPNWRKKKNALKEFGYR; translated from the coding sequence ATGAATAAGAATTTTAAAGCCGGTTTTGTAGCAATTGTAGGAAAACCAAATGTAGGAAAATCAACTTTGATGAATCTGGTTATGGGAGAAAAGATATCGATCATATCTCCCAAACCACAAACTACCAGGCATCAGATAAAGGGGATTTTTACCGATGATGAAAGGCAGATCGTTTTTCTGGATACTCCGGGATTTTTGAAAGCACGTTATGAACTCCATAATAGAATGCTGGAATATCTGCAAAATGCTATCAGAGATGCTGATGTAATTCTTTTCATAACAGACGCTCATCACTTTCCTACCGATTATGATGAACAGCTCCTTGCTTTTATTTCTAAATTCAAAAAATCTAAAATCGCTCTTCTAAATAAAATTGATCTTGTTGATGAGACGACGAAAGATCATAAAATCGATGAATTAGAAGAATATAAATTTGATAAAATCATAGCCTGTTGTCTCACTGATAAACCAGATATTGATTCTCTTTTGGGGGAAATTACAAATTATCTTCCTTATTCACCACCATTTTATTCGGCAGATGAAATATCGGACCTGCCAATGCGTTTCTTCGTTCAAGAGATCATCAGAGAGCAGATATTCCTGAATTTTCGGGATGAACTTCCTTACGCGACTTCTGTTTCTGTGGAAGAATACAAAGACCTGCCAAATAAAGTAGAGATAAAAGCAAACCTGTGGTTGGAACGCAAAAGTCAGAAACCCATCATTATCGGCAAAAATGGTGAAATGATCAAGCGGATCAGAATGGCTTCTGAGAAAGAAATCTATAACATTTTAAAGAAGAGAGTTAAGCTTACTCTTTGGGTAAAGATCAAGCCAAACTGGCGTAAGAAAAAAAATGCTCTCAAAGAGTTTGGTTACAGATAA